TCGCGCGCTACGTCGAGAAGGCGACCGACGTGGGGATCGTCGAGGAGCCGGACGACCGCCTGTTCGCCACCCCCGAGGGCGACCCCCTCACCGCCGAGTCGTTCGACCTGGTCCACCGCCGCGCGCGCCTCGCCCGGACGAACATGACGGGGCAGGGGACGGTCTGCGACGGCCTCCGCCGGGCGCGGTACGGCGGGGCGCGCGAGGCGACGGAGACGTCCGACTGACGGCCCCGCCCGGTGCGGGGAGCGGGAACTGAACGGCGTCGTCGCCGGAGGGGTCCGACGAGTCGGCGACGCGGGTCGCCCCCACTGCTGTCAGGTCGCGGAAACCTTTTCCGTCGCAGGTCGCTATCGACGACCATGGCACGTGGAGGCACGGTAACGGAGGAGGTCCTCGTGGGTTCCGCGACCGGCGAGGTCGGCTTCGGCCTGTCGGGCGGCGAGGAGACGCCCCCCGAGTCCGTCGTCGAGGAGGTCAGGCGGCGGAGCGAGGAGCGGTACGATCTCTCGGCGATGTCGCCCGGGACCGTCCTCGGCTTCGTCGACTACGACGACGAGACCGGCGAGGTGATCGACCTCCGGTGGGAGGAGCCGGCGACCCGGTCGTCGTCGGGGGAGTGACCGACCGTTCGGTCCGACTCGCCGCCCCTCGGTCGGGCGGGGCACCTGCTACCGCTACGGACGCGCCAGCAGTCTACGGGTCGGCGCGTCGGGAGACTGCCGGCACGTCTAGTCAGACGGACGGTCGCCCGCGTCGTTCTCCCGGCACGTCCACTTCCTTCCCTCACTTCGTTCGGCCAGTCGTGGACGTGCCGACGTCACACTCGCTCCCGCTCGCGTGACTCCCGCGGATCTCGCCACGGCGGATCGACGGACGATCGGAAGACGTATGCCCGAACGAACGTCACTCCCGGTGATACATGCCCTCCACCACGCGTCGATCGCTCCTCGGAGCGATCGGAACGGTCACCGTTGGGAGCCTCGCCGGCTGCTCGACGCCGCGACTCGGACGTGACGGACCACCCTCGGGAAGCCTCGGTTTCGCGAATCTGGATCGACTTCCGCACACGCTCGGCGTCCACGTCATCGACGCCCCCGAGACGTACACCGTGGACGGCGACCTCCGAGGGGTCCCGCCCGCCCAGCGGTCACTTCGCTCGTCAGTTTCGCTGAGACCGGACGAGACGCTGCTCGTTCCCGAAGCGTTCACCGAGGCCGTGCAGTACCACGTCGGGTTCACCGTCGACGGGCGGCCTCCCGAACACGCGGAGGAGGTCTCATTCAATCCGTACCGGGACGGCGGGACCTATCTCTATCTCCGGGTGGACGAGGGCGGGGACGCGACGTGGGTCATCAGCGCGGCGGGGACCTCCGGCCCGTTCTGACGGGGATCGGCGTCCGACGATTCAGGCCTCCCTCCACTTGATCGAACAGCCCCGCGAGGGCATGAACTCCAGGTCGACGTCCTCGCCCGCGAGGACGGCGTCGATCGCCTCGCGGACGTAGAACTCCGTGGGGTCCGCGTCCGGGTCGAGCGCGTCGTCGAGGCGGCCGTGGTACGCGAGGCGGAACTCGGCTCGCGGCTCGTCGCCGCTCGCGCTCTCCGAGGCGCGTCGGGCCTCGCTGCCCTCGCGCCGGGCGAACAGGAACGGATCGGGCGTGCAGACCGCGCCGTATGCGCGGGCGACCTCCTGACTCTCGTCGCGGAGGTAGGCGTCGTAGCGGATCGTCCCGTCGTCGACGAGTTCGACCATCCGGTCGAAGGAGTCCTCCGGGTACTCCTCGGCGTCGTTGGGGTTGATCCCGACGACGGCAACCTCGTCGTACTCCTCGGCGAGGTCGTTGAGCAGGTCGAACTTCGCCCGCGCGTAGGGGCAGTGATTGCAGGTGAACACCAGCAGCAGCGCCTCGCGGTCGGCGAAGTCGGCGAGGGAACGCTCCTCGCCGTCCGTGTCGGGGAGCGCGAAGTTCGGTGCGGCGTCGCCGCGTTCGAGCGATCGTTCGGATTCTTCGAGTACCATGGCGGGACGTAGGGACCGGGGGAGAAAGGGCGTTGTCCTCGCGCTGCCGGAATCAGCGAACGGCGAGGGGCGTGGCGACCGCCGCGGGCTCCTCGGTTCCCTGTCTGACCTCGACGCCGCGGGCCCGGAGGCTCTCGGCCATCCGACCCGGGGTCACTCCCGCGTAGCTCGCGGCCTGTTCGAGGGTGATGTCGCCCGTCTCGTAGAGCGCGATCGCCGTCCCGACAGCGTGGGTGCGCATGTGAACAACGATGTGGTTAACCCCTATAAGTATATCGTGAGATAATATATCTATAAGGTTCGTTCCCCCTCCCTTTCAGGCGCGTTCGAATGTGGTGGAGGGCTAGAGGGACCGAACCGCGCGCGGAAGCGGTCGGGCGACCGGCCCGCGTATCCGGCGGCCTGTTCGAGCGGGAGCGCTCCGGCCCGGTACAGCGTAGCGGCGAAGGCAACGGCGTGTCGACGCATGAGTACGCACCACGGTAGTTCGACCGGAGATGTAAACGTATCTCCGGTATCTGCTAGTGGTCCTAGTACTATTCTGGACTATTTCGACACGTCCGAGGAGGAATTTTCGAACTCACTCGTCGTTCTCGATCTTTCGAGGGGTCGAGTCACCGAGCGCCGTGGGCCGAACGGCGTTGCCCGAGGAGAAAGCCTCTTTAGCGCCGTCGCCCCGACACGTGGCATGGACACGCAGCGCGACGTCCTCGACCTGCTGTGCGAGAACGCCCGGTACGACACCGCCGACATCGCGCGCCAGCTGGGCGCGCCGGAGGAGGAGGTAGCGGCGGCCATCGACGCGCTCGAGTCCGACGGGGCGATCCGCGGCTACCAGGCGGTCGTCGACTGGGAGTCCGTCGCCGAGGAGCGCGTGCGCGCCTTCGTCGAGTGCAAC
The Halomarina pelagica DNA segment above includes these coding regions:
- a CDS encoding thioredoxin family protein; this encodes MVLEESERSLERGDAAPNFALPDTDGEERSLADFADREALLLVFTCNHCPYARAKFDLLNDLAEEYDEVAVVGINPNDAEEYPEDSFDRMVELVDDGTIRYDAYLRDESQEVARAYGAVCTPDPFLFARREGSEARRASESASGDEPRAEFRLAYHGRLDDALDPDADPTEFYVREAIDAVLAGEDVDLEFMPSRGCSIKWREA
- a CDS encoding DUF7317 family protein; protein product: MRTHAVGTAIALYETGDITLEQAASYAGVTPGRMAESLRARGVEVRQGTEEPAAVATPLAVR